A single region of the Arthrobacter sp. zg-Y820 genome encodes:
- a CDS encoding MFS transporter, with the protein MGILSLAGLVGAFMHSILIPIQAELPELLGASRAETAWVITITILVSCVCTPISGRLGDMFGKRRIILTLLSLLVAGSLLCAFSFSIVPMILGRALQGMGMGVIPIGIALLRDTVPAARLGSAIALVSATMGVGSAVGLPVAAFITSVGDWHLLFIVSTALGSVTLTLCALFLPQSQPGKGGRVDVVGAAGLAAWLTALLLFLSQGNVWGWTSPWALGCAGAAAFFLGAWTWHQWRRSDPLVDVRVSLQRPVLMTNIASATMGFAMFVPSIAFPQILTLPAASGGLGLPLLAAGLILMPSGLAMLAMSPIAGGIIDRLGPQPLLVVGSVVLTAAYLIALLAPTTDWTVGLVMAVVGVGIGLGYAAMPTLIMQAVPVTETAAANGLNTLVRALGTATASAIVAGVLTHSASASGTGDPTSGGFRYALLLGATGAVMSVILALAVPRGRKSWRTHRRGDLP; encoded by the coding sequence GTGGGGATCCTGAGCCTGGCCGGCCTGGTCGGCGCGTTTATGCACTCGATCCTCATCCCGATTCAAGCGGAGCTGCCCGAACTGCTGGGAGCGTCACGGGCCGAAACCGCCTGGGTCATTACAATCACGATCCTCGTCTCTTGCGTCTGCACGCCCATCTCGGGCCGGCTGGGTGACATGTTTGGTAAGCGCCGAATCATCCTCACGTTGCTCAGCCTGCTCGTGGCCGGATCCCTGTTGTGCGCATTCTCCTTCAGCATCGTGCCGATGATCCTGGGGCGGGCGCTTCAGGGCATGGGCATGGGCGTGATCCCGATCGGCATTGCCCTCCTGCGCGACACCGTTCCCGCCGCTCGGCTGGGATCAGCGATCGCACTGGTCAGCGCCACCATGGGCGTGGGATCCGCCGTCGGGTTGCCCGTGGCAGCCTTCATCACCTCAGTGGGCGACTGGCATCTGCTGTTCATCGTGTCTACCGCCTTGGGCTCCGTGACCCTTACTCTCTGTGCCCTGTTCCTGCCGCAGAGCCAACCTGGAAAAGGCGGCCGCGTGGACGTCGTCGGAGCGGCGGGACTTGCCGCCTGGCTGACCGCCCTGCTGCTTTTTCTGTCGCAGGGCAACGTATGGGGATGGACCTCTCCGTGGGCCCTCGGCTGCGCCGGTGCTGCCGCATTCTTCTTGGGTGCCTGGACCTGGCACCAGTGGCGCAGGTCCGATCCGCTCGTAGATGTGCGGGTGAGCCTTCAACGCCCCGTTCTCATGACGAACATTGCATCCGCGACAATGGGCTTTGCAATGTTCGTTCCGAGTATCGCTTTTCCGCAGATCCTCACGCTTCCTGCCGCCTCGGGTGGTCTCGGACTCCCGCTGCTCGCGGCCGGTCTCATCCTGATGCCCTCCGGACTCGCCATGCTCGCCATGTCGCCGATTGCCGGCGGCATCATCGACCGTCTCGGGCCTCAGCCTCTCCTGGTCGTCGGGAGCGTGGTGCTGACCGCGGCCTACCTCATCGCCTTGCTCGCACCGACCACGGACTGGACAGTCGGCCTCGTCATGGCGGTGGTCGGCGTCGGCATCGGGCTCGGTTACGCCGCGATGCCGACACTCATCATGCAGGCCGTCCCAGTGACCGAAACAGCCGCCGCAAACGGGCTCAACACACTTGTCCGCGCCCTCGGCACGGCGACCGCGTCGGCGATCGTTGCCGGCGTGCTTACCCACTCGGCCAGCGCCTCGGGCACCGGAGATCCGACCTCCGGCGGATTCCGCTACGCCTTGTTGCTCGGTGCCACAGGCGCGGTCATGAGCGTCATTCTCGCGCTCGCCGTTCCCCGCGGACGAAAGTCATGGCGGACGCACCGCCGGGGCGACTTGCCCTAG
- a CDS encoding TetR/AcrR family transcriptional regulator codes for MDVQLSARERLLDAADDLAFTEGVAATPVDEILRRANVAPATLYSHFGNKEGLIVQALQRRLARWDEAWQQEISEAPTAEGKLVAVLPAIKRYRAGASAARWCAFLGVAAESAHPGRALRETLSSDTQLLTARLHELAIPVVGDDRAAGLAGQLVLIFTGVLGMILRGTDTEAAVDMGLRTAAAAIGAAAGRNG; via the coding sequence ATGGATGTACAACTGAGTGCCCGTGAACGCCTTCTGGATGCGGCGGACGATCTTGCCTTCACCGAGGGGGTGGCGGCAACTCCGGTGGATGAAATCCTCAGGCGGGCGAACGTAGCTCCGGCCACTCTGTACTCGCATTTCGGGAACAAGGAAGGGCTTATTGTTCAGGCCCTGCAGCGCCGGCTGGCCCGCTGGGACGAGGCATGGCAGCAGGAGATCAGCGAGGCTCCGACGGCGGAGGGGAAACTTGTCGCGGTGCTTCCGGCCATCAAACGCTACCGGGCAGGCGCCAGCGCCGCACGGTGGTGCGCTTTCCTCGGCGTCGCGGCGGAATCAGCGCATCCGGGCCGTGCACTCCGGGAGACACTGTCCAGTGACACGCAGCTGCTGACCGCCCGGCTGCACGAGCTGGCCATTCCCGTGGTCGGGGACGACCGCGCTGCCGGCCTGGCCGGGCAGCTGGTCCTGATCTTCACCGGGGTGCTCGGCATGATCCTTCGCGGAACGGACACGGAGGCCGCCGTCGACATGGGGCTGCGGACCGCGGCTGCGGCAATCGGGGCTGCGGCCGGCCGGAACGGCTAG